One Microbacterium esteraromaticum genomic window carries:
- a CDS encoding universal stress protein, which produces MTGSIVVAYTATDAGADALALGARLARSVDAHLDLVIVLPPEGTRSPIVAPERAYEDYVRAQAEEWLRAAIAEVPADVRSIGHVRFNESFAEGIIAAGEEFDARLIVVGAANGSTLGRHRLGSVASELVHSSPIPVALAPAGSRRNADADMPISRVTAAVGTRAGADALLDAAVRLTTSAQSTLRLVSLVPFDVPAGLDTGAIELVQNSHGEDVLTQVRATLPEGLAAEVERAAGDSVEDAVAHLRWHPGEVVLVGSSRLAQPRRLFLGSTAAKMLHELPVPMIVVPRTRAEAGEH; this is translated from the coding sequence ATGACCGGGTCGATCGTCGTCGCATACACGGCGACGGATGCCGGGGCCGACGCCCTCGCGCTCGGCGCGCGCCTGGCGCGCAGCGTCGACGCGCACCTCGATCTGGTCATCGTGCTGCCGCCCGAGGGTACCCGCAGCCCGATCGTGGCTCCGGAGCGGGCCTACGAGGACTACGTCCGGGCGCAGGCCGAGGAGTGGCTGCGCGCCGCCATTGCCGAGGTGCCCGCCGATGTCCGCAGCATCGGCCACGTGCGCTTCAACGAGTCGTTCGCCGAGGGGATCATCGCGGCAGGCGAGGAGTTCGATGCGCGCCTGATCGTCGTGGGAGCAGCCAACGGCTCCACGCTCGGGCGCCACCGGCTCGGCTCGGTCGCATCGGAGCTGGTGCACTCGTCGCCCATCCCCGTCGCGCTCGCCCCGGCAGGATCGCGCCGCAATGCCGACGCCGACATGCCGATCTCGCGCGTGACGGCGGCGGTCGGCACCCGCGCCGGCGCCGACGCGCTGCTCGACGCCGCCGTGCGGCTGACGACCTCGGCGCAGAGCACTCTGCGGCTCGTGTCGCTCGTGCCGTTCGACGTGCCCGCAGGTCTCGACACCGGTGCGATCGAACTGGTGCAGAACTCGCACGGCGAAGACGTTCTCACCCAGGTGCGCGCCACCCTTCCCGAGGGCCTGGCGGCGGAGGTCGAGCGCGCCGCCGGAGACAGCGTCGAAGACGCCGTGGCGCACCTGCGCTGGCACCCGGGCGAGGTCGTGCTGGTCGGCTCGAGCCGCCTCGCACAGCCCCGGCGCCTCTTCCTCGGCTCGACAGCGGCGAAGATGCTGCACGAGCTTCCCGTCCCCATGATCGTCGTCCCGCGCACCCGCGCTGAAGCAGGAGAACATTGA
- a CDS encoding APC family permease, with amino-acid sequence MSSTDRAMMPDSGVTTGISQKGLSAGAVGVLGAVVIGISTIAPAYTLTASLGPTVAEVGTQVPAIILVGFIPMLLTAFGYRELNRAMPDSGTSFTWGVRAFGPWIGWMTGWGLIAATVIVLSNLAGIAVEFLFLLIAQVSGNAAIADLAFNPIINVVVCLLFMLGATLVSYRDMQTTQKFQYILVGFQLVVLVVFAVMAIIKAVDGEAPEPTAFSWSWFNPFEVPTFSAFAAGLSLSIFIFWGWDVVLTMNEETKNPEKTPGRAAMLTVVIVVSLYLLLSIGLIMFAGVGTGALGLANEDISANVFFALSDPVLGPLAFLVSLAVLSSSAASLQSTAVGPARTLLAMGHYGALPQKFARVSPRFFTPGYATIVSAVVASVFYAVMRLLSENVLTDTILSLGMMICFYYGLTAFACVWYFRRQWFDSARSFFFTFLFPLAGGGILAVLFVTTLIDSMDPAYGSGSNIGGIGLVFILGVTIILAGVAIMIWQAFRRPAFFRGETLGMDAPPSLRRR; translated from the coding sequence ATGTCCAGCACTGATCGGGCGATGATGCCCGACTCCGGAGTGACGACCGGAATCTCTCAGAAGGGCCTGAGCGCGGGCGCCGTCGGCGTGCTCGGCGCCGTCGTGATCGGCATCTCGACGATCGCCCCTGCCTACACCCTCACCGCATCCCTCGGGCCGACGGTGGCCGAGGTGGGCACTCAGGTGCCCGCGATCATCCTGGTGGGCTTCATCCCGATGCTCCTCACCGCGTTCGGCTACCGCGAGCTCAACCGAGCCATGCCAGACTCGGGCACCTCGTTCACCTGGGGTGTGCGGGCCTTCGGCCCGTGGATCGGCTGGATGACCGGGTGGGGCCTGATCGCGGCCACCGTGATCGTGCTCTCGAACCTCGCCGGCATCGCGGTGGAGTTCCTGTTCCTGCTCATCGCGCAGGTCTCAGGGAACGCGGCGATCGCCGACCTCGCGTTCAACCCGATCATCAACGTGGTCGTCTGCCTGCTGTTCATGCTCGGCGCGACGCTCGTGTCGTACCGCGACATGCAGACGACGCAGAAGTTCCAGTACATCCTGGTGGGCTTCCAGCTCGTCGTCCTCGTCGTGTTCGCGGTGATGGCCATCATCAAGGCGGTCGACGGCGAGGCCCCCGAGCCGACCGCCTTCTCGTGGTCGTGGTTCAACCCGTTCGAGGTCCCCACCTTTAGCGCCTTCGCGGCCGGACTCTCGCTGTCGATCTTCATCTTCTGGGGGTGGGACGTCGTCCTCACGATGAACGAGGAGACGAAGAACCCCGAGAAGACCCCGGGCCGGGCGGCCATGCTCACCGTCGTGATCGTCGTCAGCCTGTACCTGCTGCTCTCGATCGGGCTCATCATGTTCGCCGGCGTCGGCACAGGTGCGCTGGGACTGGCGAACGAGGACATCTCGGCGAACGTGTTCTTCGCGCTGTCCGACCCCGTGCTCGGCCCGCTCGCCTTCCTCGTGTCGCTCGCCGTGCTCTCGAGCTCGGCCGCGTCGCTGCAGTCGACGGCGGTGGGACCTGCCCGCACGCTGCTCGCCATGGGCCACTACGGTGCGCTGCCGCAGAAGTTCGCACGGGTCAGCCCGCGGTTCTTCACCCCCGGGTACGCCACGATCGTCTCGGCTGTCGTCGCATCGGTGTTCTACGCCGTGATGCGACTGCTCAGCGAGAACGTGCTCACCGACACGATCCTGTCGCTCGGCATGATGATCTGCTTCTACTACGGGCTCACCGCCTTCGCGTGCGTGTGGTACTTCCGCCGCCAGTGGTTCGACTCCGCGCGCAGCTTCTTCTTCACCTTCCTCTTCCCGCTGGCCGGCGGAGGCATCCTCGCGGTGCTGTTCGTCACCACGCTGATCGACTCGATGGACCCCGCCTACGGCAGCGGGTCGAACATCGGCGGGATCGGGCTGGTGTTCATCCTCGGCGTGACCATCATCCTCGCCGGTGTGGCGATCATGATCTGGCAGGCGTTCCGGCGTCCCGCCTTCTTCCGAGGCGAGACCCTGGGTATGGACGCCCCGCCCAGCCTCCGCCGCCGCTGA
- a CDS encoding NAD-dependent succinate-semialdehyde dehydrogenase, producing the protein MTLASNEQELLSRVPGGLFIGGQWTDAEEGRTFDVRDPATNAVIASIADATPADGIRALDAAVAAQDAWAATAPRTRSDILRRAFDLVQEHKEDLALLMTLEMGKPLAEARGEVVYGGEFLRWFSEEAVRISGRYGSNPEGTGQMVVSQRPVGPSFFVTPWNFPFAMATRKIAPALAAGCTVVIKPPALTPLTTIFFTKLLEEAGLPAGVVNVVQTSRSGALSGPIIADPRLRKLSFTGSTEVGRKLIAQAADGILRVSMELGGNAPFVVFEDADLDKAVDGAMAAKFRNIGQACTAANRFIVHQDVADEFARRVAERVQAMKIGRGTEDGVAIGPLIDEDAVAKAQELVGDAVDRGARVLAGGKALEGTGTFYEPTVLTDVVAGSAILREEIFGPVLAIATFADEEEAVRLANDTEYGLVSYVFTEDLARGHRMIDALETGMMGLNVGVVSNAAAPFGGVKQSGVGREGGAEGIHEYLSTKYTLIPNS; encoded by the coding sequence ATGACACTCGCATCGAACGAGCAGGAACTCCTCTCCCGCGTCCCCGGCGGCCTCTTCATCGGCGGTCAGTGGACGGATGCCGAAGAGGGACGCACCTTCGACGTGCGCGACCCCGCCACCAACGCGGTGATCGCGTCGATCGCCGACGCGACGCCGGCCGACGGGATCCGCGCCCTCGACGCGGCGGTCGCCGCGCAGGATGCCTGGGCGGCCACCGCCCCGCGCACCCGCAGCGACATCCTGCGTCGCGCGTTCGACCTCGTGCAGGAGCACAAGGAGGACCTCGCGCTGCTGATGACCCTCGAGATGGGCAAGCCGCTGGCCGAGGCCCGTGGCGAGGTCGTCTACGGCGGCGAGTTCCTCCGCTGGTTCAGCGAGGAGGCCGTTCGGATCAGCGGCCGCTACGGCAGCAACCCTGAGGGCACCGGTCAGATGGTCGTGTCTCAGCGCCCCGTCGGCCCGTCGTTCTTCGTCACCCCGTGGAACTTCCCGTTCGCCATGGCGACCCGCAAGATCGCGCCCGCGCTCGCCGCCGGCTGCACCGTGGTGATCAAGCCGCCGGCACTGACCCCGCTGACCACCATCTTCTTCACGAAGCTGCTCGAGGAGGCAGGCCTTCCCGCCGGTGTGGTCAACGTCGTGCAGACCTCGCGCTCTGGAGCGCTGTCGGGCCCGATCATCGCCGACCCTCGTCTGCGCAAGCTGTCGTTCACCGGCTCCACGGAGGTGGGCCGCAAGCTCATCGCGCAGGCGGCGGACGGCATCCTCCGCGTGTCGATGGAGCTGGGCGGCAACGCTCCGTTCGTCGTCTTCGAGGACGCCGACCTCGACAAGGCCGTCGATGGCGCGATGGCGGCGAAGTTCCGCAACATCGGCCAGGCCTGCACCGCGGCCAACCGCTTCATCGTGCACCAGGACGTCGCCGACGAGTTCGCCCGTCGCGTCGCCGAGCGCGTGCAGGCGATGAAGATCGGCCGCGGCACCGAGGACGGCGTGGCCATCGGCCCGCTGATCGACGAGGATGCGGTCGCCAAGGCGCAGGAGCTCGTCGGCGACGCCGTCGACCGCGGCGCGCGCGTGCTCGCCGGCGGCAAGGCCCTCGAGGGCACGGGCACGTTCTACGAGCCCACCGTGCTGACCGACGTCGTCGCCGGCAGCGCCATCCTGCGCGAGGAGATCTTCGGACCGGTCCTCGCCATCGCGACCTTCGCCGACGAGGAAGAGGCCGTGCGCCTCGCGAACGACACCGAGTACGGCCTGGTCTCGTACGTGTTCACCGAGGACCTCGCCCGCGGCCACCGCATGATCGACGCGCTCGAGACGGGCATGATGGGTCTGAACGTGGGCGTCGTCTCCAACGCCGCCGCTCCCTTCGGCGGTGTGAAGCAGTCCGGCGTCGGCCGTGAGGGTGGCGCCGAGGGCATCCACGAGTACCTGTCGACCAAGTACACCCTGATCCCGAACAGCTGA
- a CDS encoding flavin monoamine oxidase family protein — protein MAQREISRDVVIVGAGAAGTTAANELRKAGLSVVVLEARDRVGGRLWTDVIDGAMLEIGGQWVSPDQDALIETLDELGLETYSRYREGDSVYVGPDGQLHRFTGEMFPVSTETEAVIAELTERLDAMVAEIDPDRPWEHPNAAEWDSVTWDAWLRQQTDDDEAVRNLAFATGSAMLTKPTHAFSLLQSLLMAASAGSYSNLVDADFILDKRVVGGLQQVPLLLAERLGDDVMLGQPVRTLEWSDEGVVAHADGVTVRAKHAILAHAPVLYDRISFVPPLPRRQHQLHQHLSMGFVIKVHAVYDRPFWREQGLSGTAFSPYELSHEAYDNTNHGDERGTLVGFVSDQNADDLFALSADERKERILESLSHYYGPEAKNPVVYYESDWGTEEWTRGAYAASFDMGGLHRYGADLRAAVGPIHFACSDMAGAGYQHVDGAIRMGRLAAAQIVERTGAEVAGA, from the coding sequence ATGGCACAGCGAGAGATCAGTCGCGACGTCGTCATCGTCGGAGCCGGAGCCGCCGGCACCACCGCAGCGAACGAGCTGCGCAAGGCCGGCCTGTCGGTCGTCGTGCTGGAGGCGCGCGACCGCGTCGGCGGCCGGCTGTGGACCGACGTCATCGACGGCGCGATGCTCGAGATCGGCGGCCAGTGGGTCTCGCCGGATCAGGATGCCCTGATCGAGACGCTCGACGAGCTCGGGCTCGAGACCTACAGCCGCTACCGCGAGGGCGACAGCGTCTACGTGGGCCCGGACGGGCAGCTGCACCGCTTCACGGGTGAGATGTTCCCCGTGTCCACCGAGACCGAGGCGGTGATCGCCGAGCTCACCGAGCGGCTCGACGCGATGGTCGCCGAGATCGACCCCGACCGCCCCTGGGAGCACCCGAACGCGGCCGAGTGGGACTCGGTCACCTGGGACGCGTGGCTGCGTCAGCAGACCGACGACGACGAGGCGGTGCGCAACCTGGCCTTCGCCACGGGATCGGCGATGCTCACCAAGCCGACCCACGCGTTCTCGCTGCTGCAGTCGCTGCTGATGGCCGCATCGGCCGGCTCGTACTCGAACCTCGTCGACGCCGACTTCATCCTCGACAAGCGGGTCGTCGGCGGTCTGCAGCAGGTGCCCCTGCTGCTCGCAGAGCGTCTCGGCGACGATGTGATGCTCGGCCAGCCGGTGCGCACGCTGGAGTGGTCGGACGAGGGCGTGGTCGCACACGCCGACGGCGTCACCGTCCGCGCGAAGCACGCGATCCTCGCGCACGCCCCCGTGCTGTACGACCGCATCTCCTTCGTGCCGCCCCTGCCGCGTCGTCAGCACCAGCTGCACCAGCACCTCTCGATGGGCTTCGTCATCAAGGTCCACGCGGTGTACGACCGCCCGTTCTGGCGCGAGCAGGGCCTGAGCGGCACGGCGTTCAGCCCGTACGAGCTCTCGCACGAGGCGTACGACAACACCAACCACGGCGACGAGCGCGGCACCCTGGTCGGCTTCGTCAGCGACCAGAACGCCGACGACCTGTTCGCCCTGAGCGCCGATGAGCGCAAGGAGCGCATCCTCGAGTCGCTGTCGCACTACTACGGCCCCGAGGCGAAGAACCCGGTCGTGTACTACGAGAGCGACTGGGGAACCGAGGAGTGGACCCGAGGTGCCTACGCGGCGAGCTTCGACATGGGCGGCCTGCACCGCTACGGCGCCGACCTGCGCGCCGCTGTCGGACCGATCCACTTCGCCTGCAGCGACATGGCGGGCGCCGGCTACCAGCACGTCGACGGCGCGATCCGCATGGGTCGACTCGCCGCCGCGCAGATCGTCGAGAGGACCGGCGCCGAGGTCGCCGGCGCATGA